The following DNA comes from Methanosarcina vacuolata Z-761.
GTTCACCTTGGTCTTGTAGGTTAGGAATTGTAGGGAAGGCTCCTTGTTTTGTGATGTACATTGTATCCAATAACCCAAAACAAAGAGCACTTATTTTTATTTAACTTTCAAAGTCAGGTTGAAGAATAAAAAATGAAAAGTTGAAGAATAAAAAATGAGAAATTAAAAAATCTAAAATACAAAGATCATGTTTTAAAGAGTTATAGTGCTTATGGCACTTCTAAATTGTGAAATAAATGAATATATCTTTGGGATTAACCTGTTTCTCAGGAAGCTTTTTTGACAATCACTTTTTATCGACAAGTTTTGCTTCCAGGATCTTTAAGGAGCCAGTGTCACCCTGCCATTCAATTTCACTTTTTACAATCTCAATCCGCTTTTTAAAAAAGGGGGCATCGAGCACAACAGTCTCATATTCTCCGCCTTCTCCGGCCATGTGAACCATGTACCGCTTGTTCAGCGCTTTGAGATGCTCAATCGAGTTTACATTAATAGGGCGACCAAGCCAGGACTCGTCAAGGCCGTCAGCTGCGACTCTGACGATCCGGATATCGAGCACTTTTGACATCTCATTGAGCAATTCTTCAGGGTCTCTGTGCCAGAGAGGAGTATAGACCTTAAGCCCCAGGGCATCGCAGATCTTCTTCACCCTGCCTGCCTGGTACTGGGACTCAATTGCACCTACGGATACGCCGTCTACATCTACTTTCTTGAGGGCAAGGGTCAGGTCATCCAGTTCAAGTTCCTTTATTCCGCTGGACTCCTGCTGAATCAGGGGGATTTCACAGGCGGCAGAGATTAGTTCTACCATGTGGAGGTTGACGGAATGGTACATATAGGAATCGTCCCTTGCGGGAACAATATTAATCAGGTGGGTGACTTCATGCCCTTCCTGGAGGGCTTTATATATGGCAAAAATCGAGTCCTTGCCACCGGAAATCAGTGCTGCGAGTTTCATCTGCATCCCTTTTTGTTTTAATATCTATTTCGTACGTCGGGGGGTTATAATGCGTGGATCATTATGTAATATTTTATATACTTTTTGACTTTTGATCATGCTTCGTCGGCATTTGCAATTTCAGCACTCTTTCTCAAGCCTTCCAAAATTAACTTCATAACGAGCTTTCATTTCTTCCCAGGTGGGAAGGTCTGTCTGGCAACCTCGTGCTTGTACAGCAAAAGAAGCTACGGTAGATCCAATTTTACCGCAGGTGGTAAGCGGGTATCCTCTTGTGAAGGCGAGGAGGAATCCTGCCCTGTAAGCATCTCCTGCTCCGGTGGGATCTGAAGCCTGGACAGAAATTACAGGAATTAAAAATTCGTCTTTACCTGTGTAGATCCTGCTGCCCTGAGAATCATATGTGACCACAATGATGTCGATCATCGCCTTGAGTTCAGAGAAACTTTTTCCGGTCATCTCTGAAACTCGCTTTATCTCGTGCCGGTTCGCAAAAAGGATGTCAGTATGAGCGAGTATGAGTTCAAGGTTTTCTTTTGAATACGTAACAAGATCCTGTCCAGGGTCAAAGGAAACGAAGCCGGCAATTTGTGCAAGTTTAGCGTTATACACCGAGTCAGCGGTTGCAAGATGAACAAAATCAACAGGTTCGGGTTCAAGTTCTTTGAATTTTGAAGAAGCTCCCCAGTAAAAATAGGTTGTCTGGTTGTCTTCCCTGTCAGTGAAAATAAAGGCTTTAGAAATTTTCCGGTCCTCAATTCTATAAAGGCGGGAAAGGTCAACATGCGCGTCTGTAAGGAGTTTTTCATATCCTGAACTTACAAAATCTGTGCCTACAGGGGAAATCAACTGGCTCTTTCCACCCAGCTTTGCAATGGCAACCGCAATATTAGCAGCCCCTCCACCAGGATATTCTTCATAGTCAATGACAGGTGATGACTCGTTTTTTCCTGCGATTCTTTCAACATCTACAATGTAATCAAGGGCAGTATGCCCTACGATGGAAATTATTCTGTCCATGTAGTGTCCTCTTTTTTTCATGGGTTGTGAAAAAACCCGGTTCTTTACGCCGGGTCCAACTTTAAAAACAAAGCCTGAAGGAGAGATAAAACTTGCTTTTTTGCTGGGATTCGATCAGTGATAGATACTCTGTTCTTATGAAAGGCTCTTTTCTTAACAAAATATTCTTTTTAGCCTTATAAAGTAAGTCATGAACAAAACCCATAGACATAACTAACTGCATCATAATGTTTTATTCTTTCCCAAAAGGTTCTGGGAAAAAACTTTTATTTTCCTGTTTTGCTCTTATGCTGCTGTTCGCTCTTCTCAGCTGGCCTTTCGAATTCGGTGACTTCCACAACTGTCAAAGGAATGTCCCGGAGAGATTTTCCGATCACAGATTTTGCGATCCTTTCCGCATGTTCGGCAGACTCAGCATCAAAAACTTTCATCTCAAAAATAAGACCTACAAGAGCAGTGTTTGCCGCTATGAAAACACTGCTAAAGGGCTCACCACATACCGGACAGGATGTAGTTCCCACGTCAACCTCTACGAAATCCAATTTAGGATTCAGGCGTTTTCCAGCTTCTGAAATCGCGACTCCTATAGCATCATCAGCCGTCTTTACATCTCTAACCAACCAAGCTGCTTCAAGTACCACATGGAAGTTTTTCATTATTGTCCACCATAATTATTCAGTTATGCACGTTTTTTAAGAAGATTTCCCGATAGGGAAAAGTTTTCACAGAATCTAAAGAATAGAATAATGTATATAAAATTGTTTCTGCTTCAAATAAACAGTATCATGTTTGCTTTTATATGGTTTTTCAGTTAAGTTTTTAATTCTTGGTCCCACAACTTTAATCCTTTCAACTGAGTATCTATGCTTTCTTCCAGAATCAGGTTCAGGCATTTTTAATTTTCTCTAGTCATTTTCCTCTAGTCATTTTTCTTTTATTCTCATTTCTCATTTATATAGTAAAAAGAGTTTCATCATCAACTGCAAAAACCCCTAGTTTTGCTCCCGCATCGAGCCAGGCGTGACCATAGCTGAAGGAGGCAAGGGCATTTACAGGATCTCTATTTTCCAGAAAATACACCCCATCTTTATAGTAGGCTTCTGCCATTGTATAATAATCCTTTGCAACGGCATACATATGAGACCCCTGGATTGGGGAATATTTGGCTTTCTGGAGGGCTCTTTTTAACATATCCTCGTATCTTTTGACTTTTTCATCAAGATCAGCAGGCATTATAATCACCAGTAGGCGCTATAAACAGTATTCTCTTTTTTACTCCACTTCTTTCATAAATCCTGCTGGGCCTCCTGCAAGTTTCACAAGCGCTTCGGCTTCAAGAAAATGCAGTTTTCCGGGAATTACGAGGATGTGGAGAGGTTTTCCAAAATCAAAGTCCTTGAGTTTTTCCGCATAATCTGCTTTTACGACCGGCTTTTCAGAGCCTGCCCTGGCTATTCCTACTGCAATAGCTCCTCGCATAATTCCTTCTCCCCTTTTTTCCTCAACCTCAAGGAGAAGCTCAAGGGCAGTATTTACAGTCATATAGCCTTTTTCCTTATCTATATCCAGGAACACCAGGGTATGCAGGCCAAGTTCCAGGTTTTGTTTTATAATATCATAAGGAGTTTCCGAGATTATCCTTGTGCCTCTTCTGCTCTCATAGGGATGAGGAATACTTGCGGATTTCCCGAAGCGGTAGTTCTGCAGTCCTGCAAGACCCGAGACAGCCGAGGCAATTGAAGCCCCATGAACCAGGCGGGTCTCTATCCCCAGTTTTTCAGCTCTCAGGCGTAAGTCTACATGAGTTGTGGAGACCATTGTATCCCCGCCAGTCAGGAAGCAAAGATTGCTGTCCTTTGCTTTGGAGAGCCAGTCAGGGTGCTGCTCCACATCCTCTCTTGAAAGCAAAAAGACTTTCTTGCCGTAGAGTTTCTCCATTTTTTCAAGGTTCGTACCCATGAGAAAAGATGTATAGAACTCCGCGTAAACCATATCAGCTTCCCTGATAGCCTCAAGTCCCTTTAAAGAAATGTCATATTCGTCGAAAAGGCCCAGACCTATAAATGTAAGCATAGCCCGCTTTAAGAGCCCTGCTAGTTTAAAGCTTTTTGTTTGAGCAGATCCAGGCAATAATTCTTTATTTTCCGAATTTGAGGATATTCTTAACTTATTTATATATGTAAATTAATATTAGAATGGATTTACAACTGTAATTTTTAAAGGGGTTTTTATGGCTAAAGTTACGCTTATTCACGCCAGCTGGTGTACTGCCTGTCCGGCAGCTCGAAGATTCTGGAAAGACCTGAAATCCGAGTATGACTTTGAATACGAGGAAATAGATGTGGAAACTCCAGAGGGTCAGGCATTGATAGATAAGTATGGCATAGTTGGAGTACCTACGACTATTATTGATGGAGAGGTAGCTTTTACAGGCCTCCCGAAAAAAGCTGATGCTATATCTCGTATTAGCTGAGTAAATCTCAAAAGGGTATTCTATTGAAACTGTTTTCTGGGTTCAGGAGGTAAGTATGTATGACCTTATAATCATAGGAGGAGGACCTGCAGGGCTCGCAGCCGGTATTTATGCCGTACGCCTCGGACTTAATACTTTGATTCTTGAAAGAAGTGAAATTAGCGGACAGATTGCGCTTTCAGATCTCGTGGAAAATTATCCTGGCTTTCCAGCTATCTCAGGGCTAGAATTAATGGAAAAATATAAGGCTCATGCTCAGGCTGTCGGGGTAGAAACAAAGATAACTGAAGTCCTCTCCGTTCGCGCTGAAGGAGAAAAGAGAATAATCTCCACGGACAGTGGAGATCTTGAATCAATAGCTGTCATAGTTGCTACAGGTGCAAACCCCAAGCGTCTGAACGTGCCTGGTGAGAAAGAGTTTATCAGTAAAGGGGTTTCTTATTGCGCCATATGTGACGGGCCTTTTTTTAAAAACAAAACTGTTGTGGTGGTCGGGGGCGGCAACTCAGCAGTTACGGATGCTCTTCTTCTTTCAAAAATTGCCAGGAAAGTATATCTTATTCACAGGAGAGACCAGCTGAGAGCTGTTAAAGTCCTTCAGGATAGGGTTTTTGCAACTCCGAATATTGAATTCATTTTTAATGCCCAGATTCTGGAAATCATGGGAGGCAGCGGGGGAGTTCGAAAAGTCGAAAAAATAAACTATAAGGACCTTAAAAGTGGAGAACAGCGCGAACTGGCTACAGACGGTGTTTTTATTTACGTGGGTATTCATCCAAACACTGAAATCATTGACGTGGACAAGGATGATGAGGGCTTTATCAGGACGGATAACTTACTTGAAACCTCAAAGAAAGGAATTTATGCTGTAGGAGACTGTCGTGATACCCCAATCTGGCAACTTGTGGCAGCTGTTAGAGATGGAGCACTGGCAGCTACTGCTGCGAGCGTGTATATAGAGGACTTCAAAAAAGAGACTACATGAAAACTATCTAAATAAGGATATCTGGCTAAAGTTGCTTGAGATTGGTTACCTGAAGAGTCACTCTTGATTAGAGTCACTCTAATCAAGAGTTGCTCTAATCAAAAGTCACTCTAATCAAAAGTCACTCTAATCAAAAGTCACTCTAATCAAAAGTCACTCTAATCAAAAGTCACTCTAATCAAAAGTCACTCTAATCAAAAGTCACTCTAATCAAGAGTTACTCTAATCAAGAGTTACCCTAATCAAGAGCGATCCTAATCAAGAGCGATCCTAATCAAGAGTGATCCTAATCAAGAGCGATCCTAATCAAGAGTGATCCTAATCAAGAGTGATCCTAATCAAGAGTAATCCTAATCAAGAATGATTCTAATCAAGACCTTCAGGCTGAATTTGCCTTAAAGTTTAATTGTTCAAAATTCAAAACTGTTCAGAAATTTAAAAGACGGGACAGTAGACCGTTTCTGCCCCTATTTTTCGTTTTCCGTACTTTTGTTTTTAAGGCTTATTCCAGCATATGGTTGATTTTATCGTAGAAATCTATTATCAGCCTTGTTGCCTCATTGTCCATGTTCAACTGGAAAGTCCGGATTTGCTTTCCCAGAGGCTTTTCTATGACGATGCCCGATGCGATCAGGGGTGTAATAACCCTTGATACGCTGGAGTGAGACAGGCCAGTTTCTTCAGCTATCCCCGAAAGGTAGGTTGATTCGTTCTGGTGTTCAATTAGATTCTTGAGTACTGTCATCTGTGCGGTTTTACCAAAAATTTTTTCCATTGGATCCATTTATATCATCTCAGAGGTGGCTGTTCTCTGTAAGTGATTCTTATTTCCAATATTAACTTGCTATTTACGGTTATAAACTTATCTCCTAATTGGTCAAGCCGACGATTCATAAGAAGTCTTCTGAATATTTGGATAACTCTATACTCTTTAGACTGTGTTAACTTTAAAACAATGTGATTTTTAAAAGATTTGAGAAATGTTTAAAAGCTAAGAAAATATATACTGTATGGTGATGGAGGGTGATGAATAATAAAAATCTTGATCATGAGATTTTGAAATTAATCGAAACACAACCTGAAATAAGTGAGAGAGAGATTGCATCCCGTCTTTCAGTTCCAGAAGAACTGATTAAGACCCGAATCGCAAATCTTATAGACACGCGGCAGAAAATACTAATAATGGGGGATGGAAACAGTGCCCTCAGTATTAAGGCAACACTTGAAGCTGAAAATTATAATGTTGTCAAAGTCCCTGGTGGTTTTTCCTCACTTGAAGCCATAAAAGCTGAAAAACCCGACCTTGTCTTGTTGGATACTGGGCTTGCAGACCTTGAAGGTTTCAAAATCTGCAAACAAATTAGAACAAGTTCAAGATACTGGTGGATACCGGTTATGGTGCTCAGTGAAAAAGGAGAGGTAAAAAACAGGATTGAGGCTTTTGAATCGGGAGTTGATGACTACGTTACTACGCCTTTTAACCCTGTGGAACTGCGAGTCAGAGTAGGAATGATCTTGAAACGTACGCATTTCTAACTCCAAATCCAGCTTCTAACAGAAAAACTCTTTTGTATTAAAACTAGTAGGATATAAAGGCCGCTCTGAAGGGCTTTTCAGAGCATCCCTTTAAAATTTTTAATTTTTCTGCGTGTCAGAAATACTTTTATGCATTATAATTATTATTAAATAGATTCAGAAAATTTCCTGTTAAATTCCTTATCGAATGTCTTTCTAAAATGTCTCTATCATTATTTTTACGAGCGCCCAAAATTACACTAATTAGTTTATAAAGTGTGCCGGGACTCTTGGGATATTTATCGTTATTATTTTTAAATGATGTTTTTAATAAACTTTAAAAAGATTAGGGGGTATTCAGAGCTAAGTTCGGCCCTAATTAAAGCATCTGGTCCTTACATAAGTTTCTCCAGACCAGAGAATTCCTCAATTCCTCAATGTAAAAAGTCGATAATTAGACTTTTGGCAGGCCGTGAGAGGAGTCAATCTTAACTTTTACCAAAATCAAACTTACCGGATTTTTCAGGTTTTATTTTATAGATCAACTTTCCTCATGTCAGGGCAAAAACACTAATTAAATAAAAGAAAGACGGAGGAATTTTGAAGCTATAATAAATATATTTTTATTAATTTTACAAATAATTGAAAAAACATGTATAAAGTTATCTAACTTTATCGAATTCTTGCTCGCTCTGTGAAAACTCTATTTTTAAAATATTAAAGTAAATGAATTTTTCAAAATCCTTAAAAAAGAGCAAAAACATAGATTATCATGTATAACTGTAAATCATGTATAACTGTAAATCA
Coding sequences within:
- a CDS encoding diphthine--ammonia ligase — its product is MKLAALISGGKDSIFAIYKALQEGHEVTHLINIVPARDDSYMYHSVNLHMVELISAACEIPLIQQESSGIKELELDDLTLALKKVDVDGVSVGAIESQYQAGRVKKICDALGLKVYTPLWHRDPEELLNEMSKVLDIRIVRVAADGLDESWLGRPINVNSIEHLKALNKRYMVHMAGEGGEYETVVLDAPFFKKRIEIVKSEIEWQGDTGSLKILEAKLVDKK
- a CDS encoding carbohydrate kinase family protein gives rise to the protein MDRIISIVGHTALDYIVDVERIAGKNESSPVIDYEEYPGGGAANIAVAIAKLGGKSQLISPVGTDFVSSGYEKLLTDAHVDLSRLYRIEDRKISKAFIFTDREDNQTTYFYWGASSKFKELEPEPVDFVHLATADSVYNAKLAQIAGFVSFDPGQDLVTYSKENLELILAHTDILFANRHEIKRVSEMTGKSFSELKAMIDIIVVTYDSQGSRIYTGKDEFLIPVISVQASDPTGAGDAYRAGFLLAFTRGYPLTTCGKIGSTVASFAVQARGCQTDLPTWEEMKARYEVNFGRLEKEC
- a CDS encoding DUF555 domain-containing protein: MKNFHVVLEAAWLVRDVKTADDAIGVAISEAGKRLNPKLDFVEVDVGTTSCPVCGEPFSSVFIAANTALVGLIFEMKVFDAESAEHAERIAKSVIGKSLRDIPLTVVEVTEFERPAEKSEQQHKSKTGK
- a CDS encoding DUF357 domain-containing protein, which encodes MPADLDEKVKRYEDMLKRALQKAKYSPIQGSHMYAVAKDYYTMAEAYYKDGVYFLENRDPVNALASFSYGHAWLDAGAKLGVFAVDDETLFTI
- the dph5 gene encoding diphthine synthase, translated to MLTFIGLGLFDEYDISLKGLEAIREADMVYAEFYTSFLMGTNLEKMEKLYGKKVFLLSREDVEQHPDWLSKAKDSNLCFLTGGDTMVSTTHVDLRLRAEKLGIETRLVHGASIASAVSGLAGLQNYRFGKSASIPHPYESRRGTRIISETPYDIIKQNLELGLHTLVFLDIDKEKGYMTVNTALELLLEVEEKRGEGIMRGAIAVGIARAGSEKPVVKADYAEKLKDFDFGKPLHILVIPGKLHFLEAEALVKLAGGPAGFMKEVE
- a CDS encoding glutaredoxin family protein, with translation MAKVTLIHASWCTACPAARRFWKDLKSEYDFEYEEIDVETPEGQALIDKYGIVGVPTTIIDGEVAFTGLPKKADAISRIS
- a CDS encoding NAD(P)/FAD-dependent oxidoreductase → MYDLIIIGGGPAGLAAGIYAVRLGLNTLILERSEISGQIALSDLVENYPGFPAISGLELMEKYKAHAQAVGVETKITEVLSVRAEGEKRIISTDSGDLESIAVIVATGANPKRLNVPGEKEFISKGVSYCAICDGPFFKNKTVVVVGGGNSAVTDALLLSKIARKVYLIHRRDQLRAVKVLQDRVFATPNIEFIFNAQILEIMGGSGGVRKVEKINYKDLKSGEQRELATDGVFIYVGIHPNTEIIDVDKDDEGFIRTDNLLETSKKGIYAVGDCRDTPIWQLVAAVRDGALAATAASVYIEDFKKETT
- a CDS encoding MarR family transcriptional regulator produces the protein MDPMEKIFGKTAQMTVLKNLIEHQNESTYLSGIAEETGLSHSSVSRVITPLIASGIVIEKPLGKQIRTFQLNMDNEATRLIIDFYDKINHMLE
- a CDS encoding response regulator transcription factor translates to MNNKNLDHEILKLIETQPEISEREIASRLSVPEELIKTRIANLIDTRQKILIMGDGNSALSIKATLEAENYNVVKVPGGFSSLEAIKAEKPDLVLLDTGLADLEGFKICKQIRTSSRYWWIPVMVLSEKGEVKNRIEAFESGVDDYVTTPFNPVELRVRVGMILKRTHF